The Dioscorea cayenensis subsp. rotundata cultivar TDr96_F1 chromosome 18, TDr96_F1_v2_PseudoChromosome.rev07_lg8_w22 25.fasta, whole genome shotgun sequence genome includes the window aaaataggaaagttgTTCATTTTTGAGTTATATGATTTCCAGTaaatttcattacttttggAGTTTTAGGATGagagatatgcatattttaaagGTTTATGTCTGAATTACAAGTTTTCAGAAATAACTGGAGAATcaaatgaatgttataatttgagTAGTACTCCAAATAATATGAATTTCGGTTATGCCATAGTTTCAGGTGTCTAAGTTTTTTGGgatcttgaaatttgtgatttggaataGTATATGTAAAGTTATGTGGGGTTAAGTGCTCTTTGGTCGTGATGGAATTGTTCATATGCCCTTTAAAGTggataattgctattgtacACTCACGAAAATCAATGTTTGGGACTCTAGATTAATAGCTTGAACATTTTGCATCTTTACTCTTTTAAAATCTCATTTTGTAATACTATTGCTTATCAGCATCTTAAGCTTTCTAGCATCATCAGGTATTGTTTTGAAACTAATAGAATCtgttcccaaatataggacatgccaaaagcCTTGATTTCGTGTAAGATTTGGGAGTAATTTTGGCGTTAATCAGgcaagtatcccacatataaatactattatatgtatatactcaaAAAATCTAGTAATTTCTGGAATTTTTGAGAAAGatactgattattttgatttatattttgaattatttttttagtattaatttttaaaattattttaaattatttgaaattttgattagtgatattttattttggattagaattatctgaaatgtttaaatatttttttaaattcagattatttaatttctaaagttttagatagtttatctaaatacgtattatttacattctgaatttcagattttttaaagttaatttttgattaattattattaatattgttttaaattatctgttcatatttggattcaaataactggtttattttgttattataaaatgGGATCACTCTAATGCTAAAAATTTTGCGAGGCAAATTATGCGTATTTTCCCCAATCTGAATTTtaatagtttattgtttttttaacatgaagtattttgacatacAAACTGTGTCaacatgtactctgatatagaaactatagttttccaCCGTTTTAcatcggtgaagaataatggcctttgataattctggctcgggtcaccgagagtaaacaaatgagctctaatattttggctcgggtcaccttgggtaaatatattaattctgttaatttgttttggcaatagttgtttgagGGACCTATATGCTCAATTGTTGAAATATGTGTTtaatacactacaagaaaaacaggaaaaaaTAGCGGAAAAATTACTACGGAAATATTCCGTTGTTATTGTTGTACATTGGTGACGGAATTTGCGTCGGATTACCGACGGAATAACACTTCATatgtttaacttgtttttattacattactGACGGAATTTTAAAGATTAGCAACGGAATATAGATGAATAACAACGGAAATATAGCCACGGAATGGTTCCGTTGTTATTCCGTTGCTAAAACTTACGCGCCCTAAATTTGCCGGGAATTTTCGTTGCAACTAAATTGCTACGGAAACATTTAGTTGTTATTATTAGACATTAGCGACGGAATCAGCGTCGGATTACCGATGGAATAAGACTtcatatttcaatttgtttttattacattaccaacggaattgtaCAATATATTAACGAAATTTAGATGAATAGCATCAGAAATATAGCAACGGAATAAGTCCGTTGCTTGTGATTTAGTTACCAGAAAAATACAtgtaataataatgtttaaaatttggATTATCATGGCCTAAATTatgattgtattattaattattataaattaaaatatatttttaaaatttaaaaaaaatgtaagatggatttataagaaaatatgtatatgtatttcaatgtgcatattttttaacaatatatatatatatatatcaatgcaatattatttatattatttggaatcttaacttaatatatatatatatatatattatttatttatatttgtaatttatatgattttcacttatacattttcactttttaataatatttgattttattatttttataatatatatatatatatatataaacttaaagataaaaaaaccctaacttgCTTTGAGTTCgtttttttacataataataaaaattagaagaggtattactttttttcattttttttattaatagtatctattttaaaattacattgacattttaaattattaattaataaattaaataatacaactgaaataaaagaaattattaatttttttcatgagatcaaagaaaataatttcataattatttgaTCCGATAATTAGGCACAATTTCAgatcaaataatttcataatttagaCGACCATTACATCCCGAGGCAATCCAATGGCAGTCGACATACTCACACAACCAAAGAACATCTTGTAGATTTGATTATAAATAAATGGCAAGAATTCATCCACGTAGACAAGGGCAAAAGCAAAACATCGGTAGCCCTAATCCCTAATTGCAGTGCCACAACACCACCTCGCCTTGCGCCTGGCAAGGTGTCGTCTACGACAACGACCGTGTCGTGCTCCTCTGCCGGCCTGACTTCGGCTTCATTGGCCATATCCCCATCCTCCGGTTCTTGGCAACTTCACTGTTCTCCATACCATCAGCCTCCGGTTCAACGTGCTCTTCGGTGCCAACCCCTCCGACCTCGCCTTGCTCTCCTAACTTCGCAATCGCTTCTTAGGCGGGGTTAAGGACGCTCACGGGTTGAAGAAAACCAGCTCACCGGTGAGATCTCGAATCTCGACCTCCCAAATCTGGTTCAATTCAATGTGTCCTACAACCAATTGAACGGATCGGTGTCGCTGAAGCTCTAAAGCAAGCCAGCAGAGACGTTTCTCGGTATGTCACTCTGCGGTGATCCTCTCACTCCCTGCCCGATGTGATCTCACCCATGAGCTCTATTCCCTCTCCTCCCAGTAGTGAAGCCAAGAAGGACCATAAGCTTTCAGGCGGTGCCATCGCCAGAATCACTATCGGGGTTGTCATCGAATTCGTGTTGCTTCTCCtaatcatcatcctcctctACATGAGAAAGTCTAGCAAGTCAAGGACCATTGCGGTGGCGGCGAAGCTGCCTGAACTGATGTCGCCCTTCGTGACAAAGGCATTGTCAACGGAGAGCCAGGGAATGGAGTGCCTCATCGTCCACCACCGACATCAATGGCGGACCCCGGCGAAGGGAGAGAATACCAAGAAGCTGCTATTCTTTGGGACGGGGCTGAGGACGTTTGATCTTGAGGACTCGTTGAGGGTATCAGCGAAGGTTCTGGGCAATGGGACCTTTGGGACAGTGTACAAAGCTTAGCTGGAGATTGGGACGGTAGTGGCCGTGAAGAGGTTGAGGGATGTGAGCTTGCCTAATAAGGAGTTCAAGGAGAAGATTGAGGCTGTGTGCGCCATGGATCACCCAAATTTTGTTCCTCTCTGAGCTTATTACTACAACAATGATGAGAAAGTCCTGGTTTATGACTACATGTCCATGGGAAGCCTTTCTAATCTATTGCATGGTttgttcttctcctcttttctctttttctgcaactaattttcttcaattttggattttttttgtctGCTTgaaaaactttgtttttttaatctagaATTTATTGATagttatagaattttttttcttgaatttaggtccgaattgatttttttttaaagtaatatctattgttgtttttgaaatattttgctGTGTTAGAAATTTTCTTTCAATCTCtgcttgtattgttttttatgGGTGTCTTACTTGTGAATGTTCATGGATTGTGAACTATAATTTGGTTCTCGGTCATCCAATTAGAGATAATTGACTATAATGTTGCTAGTATCTACTTTTATGAAGGTTTGACTTATTAGTTGGGTGGGAGAGTTTAGCATATTATCATCTTATTTCTCATTTGAACTAAATAGATATTTAATGTAGCTTTTGCAAAATACTAATATCAATGCTGTCATTTTTTATCCTGATTTTTTGTTGCTGGAAATGACTTGgctgatttttgaaaaattaagcTAACCAATGGTGATACACATTCACCTTATTTTCCTCTTTTAAATATTCAtgcttgatgattttttttaaacaatatcaagtGCCGCATCTATGGttgtggatgatttttttttttagacatTCACCTTATTTATAGCTTTGGTTTTGTTTCTGAATATAGTTAGAAGTTCAGTTAGATCGTCATGAGAAATGTTTGGCTCATTATTGTATTTTCAGTTAGAGTTCAGTGGAGTGTGatctcaaataaaatatttagtcttataaatatttataattgcttACTTAAGTTAAATGTGGTGTTTAAGTTTCTGCATCCTTAGTctctaatttgaattttatttcaatGTCTCTTTTGAGCCAAAACATTAGATAGCTAGAGAAATgccattaagaaaaatattcaattcaatCTGATTTGAAATGTTTTAATCCTTGGTTTCTTTTTCCTGCTTACCAGGACTGTTTTGGCCGTCCGATTGCAAGTGCACTGGATGCTTAGTTTGATGTTTTCGAACATTTTTCGAATGAAAATAACAAGACATTGCAGTGAGTATATCATATTTCACTGAGTTTTCTTGTGTTAACATCATGTTCACATAATAATTATGTACTTGTGAATTGCTACAATGCAGACGTAGCACAAATACTACTAAATGTCTCAGTCTAGGATCATGCAACTACCTTGGCTTCATTGCTGCAGACGAATACTGCACTCCTCGAGTTATTGAGTCTTTGAAGAAGTTTTCACCCAGTACCTGTAGCGTTCATGCCGATGCGGGTAAAAATCCGTATTCCTGCAGTTTATGTTTGAGAATGCATGTTTAGCAGTTTTACAACTCAGCTAATTTTGAGGAGTTCTTTTGCAGGAACTACAAAGCTGCATACTGAATTGGAGGAGTTAGTTGCTCGATTTGTTGGAAAGCCagtaaccatttttttttttacattggtTATGCAACAAACTCTACTATTATTCCTGCTCTGATTAGCAAGGTTTGTCTGATTTTACTAGATCAAAGTTAAGAATGTACGAAATGCAAAATTTTTGCTTATCTTGATTATTCACAGGGAGGGTTGATAATCAGTGATTCTTTGAATCATAACTCCATTGTCAATGGTTCTCAAGGATAAGGTGCGGTAGTTAGGGTTTTCTAACATAACAGTAAGGTTTTTGCTCTATCTGAACTCAATCAAACATTATCAATAGCAGATTTAACATTTGCAACTTGTATTTTTAGCTCCATCTCACTTGGAGGAAGTGCTGAGAGAGTAGATCGCAAAAAGATTGTTGGAacatttgtatggattatttgtatttttgttatgaatgaAATGATGGATTGAATATTTAAtgagataatttattttatatattatttgcatggataatttatattttatgtatttgtatggacaattttttttcatttgtgtaATAAATTGTGCAGGTTGTGTGAGAAATAAATTCTGTAGCTAATAGCTATgataatcaataacaaaaaatagagataaatatTCTGCTGCAAATGACAAATGATAATAGAAAAACAACAACCGAAATTCTGTTActataaggaaaataacaacggaaaaaaaaagaaaatctgtTGCTAATAGGAAAACAACAACCGAAATTCCGTTGCTACTAGAAAATAACAacggaaaaaagaaaattcaattgtaacaagaaaaatagcaacggaaaaaaagaaaatctgtCAAACAAAATTTCgttactacaagaaaaataacaacgGAAATATTATGGATTATGTAGGTAATGAAGACATAGCAACGGAACTTTCATTAGAAATAACATAATAGCGACGGACATACCATtgctaaaataagaaaaatattgttagtaaaataaaactttccgttgctataacaataatagtaacaGAATAGTCCGTTGCTATACAATAATAGCAACGGAATTTTTGTGAACCatcaaaaaatgaatattttattaatatattaacgaCGGATTTATTATGTTTGGCAACAAAAGTGTCCGTCGGCACAACATAAGAAATAGCGACGGAATTTTATAATACCGACGGAATTTGAATAGCTACTTGAGAATAGCCGTCGGAATGATTCCGTTGCTAGTTCCGTTGCTACATATTTATAGCAATAGAAATATAGATTTTAACGATGGAAAAATCCGTTGCCTTTTCTgcatttcttgtagtgatataaataaatttgattactgtttttttgtaaatgatccctatatttttagtgggtgatTACTGGgctatcaagctcataatcttctTGTTGAATTTTTTCAGATCTAGAGTGATTTGTTCAACAGACATCTTAGTGAACTAGTGAGAGATTGTGTTCATGATTATTTCTAAATTTGAGTTGTCTTTCTGTCTGTGTGAGTATTTGATTTATGTATAGAACACCAGCTTAtatttgaagtttgaattttgaacttatttaatttcttattttgacTTTTGAAATTACAGTTCTGGTAGATGGCAATGGTATGTTATGGTTTGTAATATGTTCTGAGGCTTTGTATGCCTATTGTGCTATGCACTATAAGTGTTCAGTAATTTGTCAGCACACTGGGTCTGGCAATTCGAATTCGGGGCGTGACAGGAAGTGATGGCTATGGTGTGTGAAGGGCTCGTGGTGGACCTAAGAAAGCTGGAGGAGCTTTCATGTCTGGAGGGAAGAGGGATGGCTAGTCACTACTACCCACCTGTTGGGGTTTGGACGATATTTCGATACAGTGAAAAACTGcggaaattactgtagcaatgttACTGTTCACTGACAATGTAGCACTATTACTGTTCACCTGCGGATGGTGTGCGGCCCGCGCGGTTCATTGGCGATCCGCTGTGGTTCACAAATAAGCTTGCGCGGCCCGCGTGCAGCCCGCGCACTTCACTGGCGATCGTCACACTTCACTAACAAGTTTGCGCGGCCCACGTGCAGCCCGCGTGAACTGGTAACACCTTGAACTAGATCCTTTGAGGCTTCAAAATCTTCCCAAATGTTCTACAAATCTTCAAGGCTCCAACTCAAGCATAAAACACTACCAAACCCCtcaattcttgttagaatgggatgaacaaacatacaacaatgcAAGACAACAATTTAGCGTGGAAAACGCTACgaatcgagggaaaaaccacgggattccttagagcctcttaaacatgtttCACTACATCAACAATGGGATACAATGAGGTCTCTCTCTAGATACAACTAGAGGATCAAAGAGGTTTCTCTCTAGATACAACTAGAGGATAACAAAGAAGAAGGCACAACAACTCAAGAGCAAGCTCTTGGCACACATACATCATCAATACACATAATGGATAACAAGAGAGACATCAAGAAGAGATTAAGGAAGATCAAAACCGGTGAGGTCGGGAGAACTACCGCAAGGGATTGACTACCCAGTTGAGGCGAAATCCCAGCACCGATTTGCCGACCGATCATCTTGCTTTGCTCAACCCTAGCCTCCtttgtcttcctcttcttcttggtttccTTGCCTTCAAACCCTCACATTTTaccttctttcccttttcttggCTGACCTCACCCATATCCTCATCATCTCACTTGGTTATAAATACCAATGGAAAAATTACCATTAAATCCTCAAGTGGCTTCCATTATTGATGCAGTTTTTTTCAACTTGGGTCAAGCCCAATTATTTCTTCTAGCCCAAATGGGCTGAAACCCAACACCACCTTGCCCCGAGGCAGATCGGACATTTGGCCTCATTGATCACACAGATCCAGGCATTTTAACTGTTCTGGTTCAAGATAATATTGGTGGGCTTCAGGTGAAGAGTTTGAGGGATGAGTGTTGGGTTGATGTGAAACCCATCCCTGGAGCTCTTGTTGTCAACGTTGGTGATCTCCTCTAGGTATGAATGTGTTCATTGTCAGAAACAAgtagtttagtttttatttatttagtttttccCATTTTTATGGCATATGAACTAGGTAATCAAACATATATGTTGACGAGAAATATGTGGATAGGTGAAATACAAATTTGTGCATCAAATTGAGATTAATTTCAGGCGAGCTTACtgaaattttaattcaatttaaattgataataaCCGGAGAAGTTAGCATTTTTACTCCTGGAATAATTTATTAAGtagtattatattactaatatattaatgcaAAAGACATTTGCGCATATGcctcaattaaaatttatatccgGTTATATATCAAATCTATCCGAACCATAGTAGCTAGGACCCAttaagataattataataataaaaaaaactctattaaAAGTTGGGGCGCgtttagtatttaaaatttaaacccGAATGGGTATGGATGTATGCTGGATTTGATCTCTGGGTATCAGAAATCCTATATACATATAGTAATTAAGTAttctatatatacatgtgtgCACTTTTTTTATACTTATACCTATGAACATATTTGACAATACTTAATCAgttaccattattattatttggaagTCTTTAGCCATGCTACTTCAATTTTGACATTTCCTTCTTTTAAGATTTAtattacttaaaatatttacaCCATGTAGAGATTTTTCATATTCGACTTAAAggtagaaaataaattatctctCTTGTATTAATACACGGTGGCAAGTTTGAAGTCTGGActattttcagtattttttaGTTGTTCAATTTTTTCGAGGCTTACAGAGAAATAGCTTATTGTTTTGCAATATTTGTATTCATATCCTattcaatataaattaattaataatacttATTAGTTTTTATAGTGACACATCGATGATTTTATTTAGTAATCATGACTTCCACAATCATAGAAGttaatattggtttttcttaataatttaaattatataaataaaatagatgatgtgatttttttttatattaacaaatatgctaagttattttaaaaaaagagttgGAGatcaatatgtatattaaaattTACTAGATTTGATCCTATGACTATTTGAAGTAAATTGGTATGAGAACATTGTGAAATTTCCCTCCcttaatcataaataaaaataaacttaaagtAGCGTAGCATGGAATTTATTCGGAGGATGGGTAGGGacgaatattttttattaaaatattttaattggcTTTTGGACTAAAAGAAATCTATCAATTAACATCattgatttataaaatatataaatacatattttttaacaatagtacaataattatctatttataatGAGAAcgcaaatgaatttttttttttttgctttcagATTATCTCCAACGATGAATATAGGCAGGGACTGGAACCAAGGGGGCTAGCAAGGACATCGACCCCCTCGACACCGCAAGCTTCTTCTTTGTTTGGCTGGAAGACATGGAGATCAACTTCACCGCCCTCCCCCACCCAAAAACCGAGTCCCCCTTTGGCAAGGCTAGCTCGGCCAGCAGCCTGTAAATGACTAAATAGCAACTAGACATCAAAAGGACCAAGTTTTCTAATTCAACTCCAACTGAGAAAACTCTTCTACAAGTcttgaaaattcatacaagagAGAAgacttaaaagaaaaatagaaaaaatgaaaacattgaacTAAAACATCAGTAATTTAAACAGACTGAAATTTTGGTAACTAAAATGAAACTGACTAGGTGAGTAAGCTAGCCATGTGCAGCAACCCGGTGCATCAAACCGCTTATCAATCTTGCCTTGAACTTAAAGGCACCTCTTTGATTGATCAGATCTGGGCCACACGATCATAATCCAACCCCGATGCTTGACTTTAACCCCAATGCTAGACTTTCTTTTTTGCCTCGAACTTATGCACTCTCTTTGATCTTCAAATCCTGACCGTTCTTCACAAACACAATCCGAGCTCTCTCCTTTTGCCTTGAACTTATACTAAACCCCTTGATGGATTATATCACAGCCATTCCTTTCGCTCTTAAGCTTCAACTGCAACAATGAACTTTCAAAAACCTGTAATGACCATTATACCCCTTGATCATAATCTATTGCCCTCAGCCCCCCTATCAAtaagtcctggttccgtccctgaaTATAAGAGTGTACAACACAGAGTGGTGGCTAACTCTAGTGAAGAATTAAAAGTATGATCAATCATTACATTTTTCAGCCCAGGCAAAAGAGAAGAGTCTGATACATATGGTCTTTTGTCAAAACTAATATCAATTGAAATCTCGGCTCAATATGGTAACGTAAAAGATGATAGAGCATCACAATGTCTTTTTAAACAAGTAGTTAAAGAGTAAATCTCAACTAGATCCATATAAGCTACTTGGAAAATGATCATAGTTTGCTAAGATCCACAGAGGGGATTAGTTGTGGTTaaaataaattgtgatttgttgaggttaaaataaattgaaataaattgtAATAAGAGTTTGTAATTTGAAACTTGTATCTAAGAAAAAAGAGCTTTACTATGAAAACTATGTCTATCAATACCAATTGAAAACTATTTTATGAATTcaagtttattaattattttacttatgACCGCTAATAGcaactagggttttaatttatttacaattgTTAATAGTAGAGTTAAAGCTACCCATCGTCCTACACaagaattattatttgttttcgtgtcttaattaataataaaatagttttgtgCTTCAAGCAATAACCACTTATATTGAATATATTTAGCCCATTTTAATTCAATGTCATCTACTGCATGGATTCATGTTGGTTTGACGTAAAATGATGTCTTGTGCATTAGAGAGATTATTTCGTACAGACAGTGGATAATAAATgatgaattaatttattttcaaatttcttaCCTATCATTTGcataattatgtttaataaaacattgtgaaaaataaaattgggaATTTTACTTAAATATATTAGCAATCTCTTCTAACCtcactttttttctctctacctcGTAACCATAGAGAGAGATCATAGTCATGGTGGATGACTTGGCACAGTGTCCCTCACCTTTTaaggagaattttttttgtcaattacatatattttgatttataaaatatttgtaattatagATTATaactatattttatgtttttggaaTAAATCAGAGATTTCGGTTAaattatacttaaaattaaTGGAGGTTTGGCATGAATAAAACAAGCTATAAATTTCAAGAATTTATGAAGATTTGTTGCAGCAAAAAACAAATATCTTAGCTTAGAGAGTTGGCACACCTTATCCAACAAAGTTGTTGTTAAACAAAGGCATTAAATTAAGTAGTTATGCCCAATATTTGACAGTCAAccctaattatttttatctttattttattttgtttagtggtaatcaattttaaaagttaaaaattacCTTAATGAAAGTGgaatttagttttgattttagtGTTATCATTTTGAACTAGTAGAATGACGTTTGGATATTTTCTTTAAAAGGGGGAGTAGTGAAAAGAAAAAGCCACAACAAGAAAATAGGTATTTTGTGTCACTCATTTATTGATGGTAAATAAACCACcacttaatttataatttgtgGTGGTTTATTTAACTGCAGCTAATAGTTTACATTTTGCGGCGATTATGTAGATAACCACCACTAATATATTGAAATCAACCGTTGTTACACATAACCTATGCTAATTGGTTGCGGTTCTCAACTACAACAAAATAAGATTTTTGTGACATTTTTGATATATCGTCAAATagcaaaaaaatcatttgaaaaGCTCCATACCAACTTTTGTAACAAATATTGATTATATGTCTCAATTGCCACAATCACTATGTTTTGTTGTGACGTTTCCAAGAAACATCGATACCTATATATACTAACAGTTGTTGTAATACTTTCCCGACATTTGTAAACAGTGTCAATATATAGATTTTATTCAAGCATTTGTATATTCCTTGAGcaacaccttttttttttttattttgtacaatatttataaatgtaattgccacaagtttttatcacattaattttgaaatattgcgATATTTATAACTATTGTTATAgagattatataataacatttgttaaaggTCTCTTAAATTACTCATATCGATCTTTCATGAACATTGGTTTTACAAAATAGAAATTATGAATACTAATTTAAGTCGATATTCATAAATGTCGGTAAAATTTATTcatcttatctaattttaaaattaaatgtcatttataaatattgttaTAAGAATTATTTAGTAACATATATTAAATGTCTCTTCAAAGTCTTATATCGACATTTCATAACTACAATACTCTAGAAAG containing:
- the LOC120282675 gene encoding 1-aminocyclopropane-1-carboxylate oxidase homolog 7-like; this encodes MAMVCEGLVVDLRKLEELSCLEGRGMASHYYPPCPEADRTFGLIDHTDPGILTVLVQDNIGGLQVKSLRDECWVDVKPIPGALVVNVGDLL